The following nucleotide sequence is from Salvia splendens isolate huo1 chromosome 2, SspV2, whole genome shotgun sequence.
AATTAATGCTgtaatttaatatagttataTTATTTCCAAACATGAATTATTAGTTTGGATCTTGTGTTTTAAGTGTTGTTACATGCAATATAATTTGTCTTGGCAATTTTGGTAAAGCTATCAATCTGTATGAGTTGGTAAAAAGGATTTGGGGGATTTCACAGAATCATCAATCATATGCTAAGCATGTTATGGGTTTTGAATTAGGATATTTTTATTGTATACTCCATATTATAGTGATTGTTCTGTCAATTGGCCTAATTTAGGCCTAGGATTTTGGATTGTTGTATAGTTTTCATGGAGAGTCGAATTGCAGGGAAAATGAGAATGCATGCCAGGCTCCTGAGGAAAGTACCGATGGGAAGTTCCTCGTAGTTGGACATAGACTGCTCTATTCCACTTCTTCCATCACTCTCTCTGCTGAAGGTAGATCCGTCTCTACATGTTTCAACTGTTCTCCGATGATCGTGTTCCTGACTCTCTGAGATTTGCAAATCTTGAATTGTGCCTTAGATTTGAGAGTTTTAGACATGGATGAGACCGAGTTAGAAGGGTGCTCGTCCAGTGGAGATGATGATCAAGAAGAAGTGAGTGTCATCACAACGCTCGTTTCAGAGGCAGAAGCAGCCAAGGCAGCTGAAAAATCTGACTCCCAATGGAAAGGGTTCCTCCGAAAGCTGAAAAAGGCCCCCCATGTGCATTTTCAGACCTTTCATCCTTCCATACCTCACATTCTTTCGATAAAGAAGCTTTCTTCGAGAAGAAGAGCTTCCCGGAGCACTCAGAGTTTACCTGACCTCACTACTCAGTTAGACGGGGACTTGTATTATTGCTTTGAAACCTCTTGGAAATGCTTCACTCTTGCAGACCTCAAAGAAGCAACAAACAATTTTTGCCCAGGTGACTAATATTCTTGTCTGTTGAATTTAGGATCCAATCATAATCTTGATAATGTTGAGGTTAAGATTAAGACTTAACGCAGATTTTGAATTCTTGATCGGTATTAGGAAACTTGATTGGAGAAGGCGGCTATTCTGAAGTTTACAAGGGACACTTGGAAGATGGACAACTAATAGCAGTTAAGAGGTTGATTAGGGGATCACAAGAGGAGATGACAGCAGATTACTTATCAGAGCTCGGCATTTTAGTCCATGTCAACCATCCGAACATTTCAAGAGTTATTGGTTATGGAGTCGAAGGAGGGATGCACCTTGTTCTTCCGTTATCCGTTAATGGATGCTTGTCGTCTATGCTAAAAGGTTTGTCGTTGTtttatttctttccaacacttcAAGATTCTGAACTTTATTTCGTTCTTTGTTCATATGGTGCTCAGATGCAACGGAGAATTTGACTTGGAATGTCAGATATAATATTTCCATAGGCATTGCTTCTGGTCTTTGCTACCTTCATGAGGGGTGCCAACGACGAATTATCCACAGAGATATCAAGTCTGCCAATATTTTGCTAACTGAAGATCTTCATCCTCAGGTAGTTTAGAAAGTGCTAATGGTTCTGGTTTACGCCATTTTTTACGCCAAGAGATCCATAAGACGTAACCTAGAACCAGATAACACGTTTTGATTTACTTGAAGTAACGTTTGTCTGTGCAGATTTCAGATTTTGGGTTAGCGAAATGGCTTCCTGATCAGTGGACTCACCTTAATGTTTCGAATGTCGAGGGCACATTTGGGTATGACAATGGAAGCTTACTATTTCTAGAATGGGAAATGGTCTAGTCTTTATTCTGACATGATTGTTTCTTTCAATGGCAGCTATCTCCCTCCCGAATTTTTCCTGCACGGTACAGTCGATGAGAAAACTGATGTTTATGCATACGGTGTGCTATTGCTGGAGCTCATTAGCGGCCGCCCAGCTATAGACGACCACAATAAAAGTGTTGTGATGTGGGTAAGTTGGTCGATACAGATACATTTGTACGC
It contains:
- the LOC121783374 gene encoding receptor-like cytosolic serine/threonine-protein kinase RBK2, with protein sequence MKNNTQHSSSPPRENENACQAPEESTDGKFLVVGHRLLYSTSSITLSAEDLRVLDMDETELEGCSSSGDDDQEEVSVITTLVSEAEAAKAAEKSDSQWKGFLRKLKKAPHVHFQTFHPSIPHILSIKKLSSRRRASRSTQSLPDLTTQLDGDLYYCFETSWKCFTLADLKEATNNFCPGNLIGEGGYSEVYKGHLEDGQLIAVKRLIRGSQEEMTADYLSELGILVHVNHPNISRVIGYGVEGGMHLVLPLSVNGCLSSMLKDATENLTWNVRYNISIGIASGLCYLHEGCQRRIIHRDIKSANILLTEDLHPQISDFGLAKWLPDQWTHLNVSNVEGTFGYLPPEFFLHGTVDEKTDVYAYGVLLLELISGRPAIDDHNKSVVMWAKPLLLNKGIEELADPSLDSDYDWEQLNRMVMVASLCIHQNSTDRPQMSQVVRMLQGDEGILQSKKKFQKRPALKRLCPLEMITEEEANSTKPSCHRGAKSEPSLEGVEETL